The DNA window GAACAGGGTCCAGTGGAGCCGGCGGCGGAGCAGCAGCGAGCAACCGATGAAGGCCGCGATCCAGTTATTGGCCGAGCTCTGGATCTCGACCCGGGCCGTATCGAGCGTGATGTCCTTGAACAGGAATCCCTGGGTGATCCGCCAAACGACATTGATGCAGGCCGCGACGAGCACCGGGGCGACGATGCGCGACGGACGGATGCCCATGCAGCCGGCGATGTGCGCGTTCATCATTCCGGCGAAACAAAGGCACAGGGGAAGGATGATCCGCAGTGACCGGCCGGCGGGGACTCCCTGCAGGAAGGCATTGACCAGCATGTAGGCGAGGAAACCACCCCAGAAGACGAGTAGCCACGAGCCCGGCCGGACGAAGAGGTAACGCCAGCCGAGAAAGAAGATGGCCGCGGTCGAAGCAAGGCAGCCCGCGACGAAAAGCAGCTGGTCGATGCCGGTTCCGGCGCCGCCGGCGCGGGCGAAGTCGGCACGGTAGTCCAGGGAGAAGGAAAGCAGGAACGCCCACAACAGGCGCTCGACCCATCGCGCATGCTGCGCGGTGGGCACGGACACCGGATCGTGTGCGTCGTCGAGGATCATGCCAGCTTGTGGAGGAGGTCAGCGAGTTCGCGGCCGCGGTCGGGCCAGCGAAACGCATCGCGGCATTCGTCGAGAGCTTCCTTCGCGGCCCGGTTGAGGAATCCTAGATCGTCGATTTTCTCGGTGACCCGACGGGCCAGGCTGTCGACCGAATCGGCGGCGAGGCAGTCGGATTCGGCCGTGAGGGGCAATCCGCTGAGAGCCGCTTCAATCGATGCCAACGGCAGCCCGCGGAAAATGTAGTCGAGCGCCTTCAGTTTGAACCCGCCTCCGAGGGCTTCGGGGATCAGGCCGATCCGGACGTTCTTCAGGTAGGGCTCCATCGATGGCACATTGGCTTCGAATGTCGCCCACGGAAAGCGTGCGGAGAGGCTGGCAAAGTAGTCCGGGTCGGCCTTGCCAACGACGTGAAACTCGATTTTGGCGGTTTGGAAGGGCTCGCTGGCGGCACGTAGGAACGCCTCGAGGTTCCGGCGCTTGGCGAGCCACTCGAAGGTCCCTGCAAGAACGACCCGGCGGGGCGTTTCGGCGGTGAGCTCCGGGGGGGCATCCGGGGCAGGGTGGTCGTAGCCGGGTGAAAGTACTTGGTAGTGCTTTTGTGGGAACTCTTTCCGATAAGCGTCGGCGTCACGGGGTGTGATGGCCGAGATGCCGGCGGCGGCGTTGCAGAGGCGGCACTCGAGCCGGGCGTAGTTTGAAGCATCCCGACGGAGCGCCAGCCGGAACGGTAGCGAGCCTTCATTGGAGGCTGCCACTTCGGTCCGGACGATGGCCTCGTGATTGTGCGAAACGTAGAGCAGCGGAATGCCGTCCGGCAATTCGTCGAGTGCCCAGGCGTTTGCGGCCTGATCGATGACAACTCTGTCGAATTGACGGTCTGAGGGCAGCTTTTGGAGTGCATCCCTCATCGACCGGTTGCCGAGTCGGTAGGCGTCGCTTGGAAAACTGGAGAGAAGACTCAGCGGTGACTTTGGCGGGACGGGACCGGGGAACACCCACTCGACGCCGGGCAAAGCCTCGTTGGCCGCCCCTCCCTGGTGAGCAAGCACGGTGATCTCTGTCGTGCCGGTGTCCGCCAGAGCGCGGAGCAGGCCAAGGGAGTAGATCAGGTCACCGCTGTCGGCCGGACGCGGATCCTGACGGGTGATCCACAGGGTTCGCATCAGCCCGCGAGGATACGCTCGAAAACGTCCGCCTTGTCTTCGATCGGGAAGGTTTGCTCCGCGTAGCGCCGGGCGTTGGCGGCCAGGCTTTCACGCAGGGCCGACGAACCACGGAGGTTGCCCGCGGCGGCCAGAAATCCGTCGAGATCGCCCGGTGCCACCGTCAGTCCGGCTCCGTTGTCGAGAGTGATCCTCGCTGCGAGGTTGGCGGGGGGCACCGCCAGCAGCAGCGGCCGCTCCGCACACAGGTAGCTCAGGGTCTTGGACGGCACGGAGAAGGTTCCGGCTTCCTCCTCGAGCAGTCCCACCAGCACATCGCCCGTCGCCAGGACGGATGGCAGTTCGGCGAACGGCTGGTAAGGAAGCACCATGAGATTATCGAGGCCGGCCTTGGCCGACTCCGCCTTCAGCCACTCGGCACCGATGCCTTCGGAAACCACCACCACCCGGGTCTCCGGATCGTCGCGGTGGCGGCGGGCCAGCTCCAGCAGCATGGCGGGGTTGTGCTTCATGCCGATCGTGCCTGAGTAGAGGAAGACAAAGCGGTTGTGGAGGCCGTGTCGGAGTGCCCACTCGTTCGACTTCTCGCGGGCAGGAAGCTCCTCGATCACCGCCCAATTGGGCACGACCTCGACACGCTGCGGGTCGACATCGAATTCCTCCGAGAGGATCGGTGTGAAGTCCTCGGTGATGGTGATGATCCGCTCGCTGTTGCGGAACTGGCGGGCATCGAGATGACGGTACCACTTTCCGACGAGCGAGCCCGCGACCGGGATTTTCCTCTTCAAAAGGCGGTCGACGGCGAGACTGTAGAAGTCCTGAACCCAGTAGTAGAATCGGCCACCGGCCTCGTTGGTGGCCCGGGCGATCGGGTCCTGGGTTTCGGTCGGCGTGTTGCCGGATAGGACCGCGTCCGGTTGCCACTCGCGGATGAAATCGGCGGCCGCCTTGCCGTAGCGGACCTCCATGTTGCGGCGGCGCACGAAGGAGTATTTGTAGCGAGGATAGTTCGGATCCATCGGGATCTCACGGAACTCGAGCGTGGCGGGGTCCCCATCGCGGTGGCGGAGATCGCCTCGGGGCGTCTGCAAGGTGCTGGCAAAGGCGTGAACCACCTGGTGTCCGCGGGCTGCAAGAGCGCGGCTCAACGACGTGGGGAACGCATGGCCCGCGTAATCGTGGACGACGATTTTCATGGCTGGGGGGTGGGGGTGAACGGACGGCGGAAAAGCATTCCGCTTGCCGAATATCTTAGGAATCCGGATCGATCCGGTCAACGGCACGACGGCACGTGATCGCGTAGGCGGTAGTGTGGAATCGGCGAGTCCACACTGCTACAAGGGTATCTTAGGGGGTGAACTGAAGCCCGCGGGCCGCTCGATGTTTCCGCTGCTGCCAAAAGACCAGCGAAGTGAGCCAGACGGTCAGGTAAACGAGGGTGAGAAACCAGTGTGAGAAGTAGATTTCCCGAGTTTCCCAGAATAGATCGGTCTCACGCCGGATTCCCACGGTAGTGATTGGGCCGCTCCGGGGATTGAAGTCCCAGTCAGTAACGGGGGTGTTCACGACTAGCCATTCTCCTGCGCTGTCCCTCGAGTGACTCACGAACGAAAAGACGCCCCGGACCTGTCGGATGCCGACATACTCAAATCCTACAGGAAACCCGTTAATTGTGGCGGGGCTCACCGGGATTCCAAGTTCCCTTCGCACTCGAAACGAGTCCAGCCACCCCCAGAAGAGCAAAGCCACCGGAAGGAGCCCCAACCAGAAGAGCCGGCTGCGGTACCACGGGCGGAACATGGTGAAGGCTGCGCGGCTTATTTGGCCTTCGAATCCCGGATCTGGACCGACTTGTCCCGCTTCTTCACTTCGAACAGATCGACGGCGTGAAGCAGGTCGCTCAGCTTCGCGAAGCCGTAGTTGCGGGGATCGAAGTCGGAGTGCGCGGCTTGGACCTGCGAGCCGACGGGACCGAGGCTCGCCCAGCCGTCCTCATCGGAAAGGTCTGCGATCGCTTTTCGGAGCGCCTTGATGAGCCCGGAGTTGCCCTTGAAGCGCTTGATGCCTTCATCTCCTTCGGGGCTGGGCTTTGCAGCGGTGGGGGCCTTCGACTTTGCCGCCTTGCCAGACGGCACGTTGGCGATCAGTGCATCGACGTAAACAAAGCGGTCGCAGCTTTTGACGAATGGCGAGGGGGTCTTGCGCTCGCCGAAACCGTAGACCATTACGCCGTTTTCGCGGATCCGCGAGGCAAGACGCGTGAAGTCGCTGTCGCTGGTGACCAGACAGAAGCCATCGAATCGTCCGGTGTAGAGCAGGTCCATGGCGTCGATGATCATCGCGCTGTCCGTGGCGTTCTTGCCCTTGGTATTGGCGAATTGCTGGATCGGCTGGATGGCATGCTCGGGAAGCACCTTCTTCCAGCCCTTGAGCTGGTCGGTGGTCCAGTCGCCATAGACGCGCTTGACGCTGGCAGTCCCGTACTTCGCGGCTTCGTCGAGGAGCGCGTCAATCGCTGCCGGACGCGAATTGTCGGCATCAATCAGGACGGCGAGGTTGGCGGTGGAGTCGGGCATGGCAGGGATTCGAACTCACCCGAGCAGCAGGAGGCAAGGGCAGTGTAGCACGCTTCGCAGACCGGCCGGTCACCAAACCAGATGCCGGTCAGTTTGCCGCAGCGGAAGCAGGGGGTTTAGTCAGATGGGCTCACGGGGTGGGAAACGGCGCCCGAACCTTGGGTCAGCTGTCGACGAGTGCGAATTTCAGGTTGGCTTCCGAAGCGACCTCGCCATTGACGAGGCAGCGGCAGGTCGTCTGGCCGATCGAGCCACGAGCCTTGGTCATTTCGGCTTGGATGTAGAGCGTGTCGCCCGGCAGCACGGGACGGCGCCATTTGACGCTGTCGGCGCTCATGAAGTAGCCGATTTTGCCGGCATTCTCCGGCTTCCGCAGCATGAGGATGGACGAAACCTGGGCCATCGCCTCGAGCTGAAGCACTCCGGGCATGATCGGATGACCCGGGAAGTGGCCGGGGAAGAAGGGTTCGTTGACGGTGACGTTCTTGACGCCGGTGCACTTGTTGTCGCCTTCGAAATCGACGATTCGGTCGACCAGCAGGAAGGGATAGCGGTGCGGGAGGATCTTGAGGACGTCGTTGATGTCGAGAACGGCCTCGCCCCGTGGAATCTCGAAGGGGGCTGCCAGCGCCCGCATGCGGGAGTACTCGTCCTTGAGCTTGGCGGCCATCTTGGTGTTCGGTCCGTGGCCCGGTTTCACGGCGATGACGTGCCCGAGAATCCGCTTTCCGCAAAGCATCAGGTCGCCGATCAGGTCGAGAGCCTTGTGCCGGGCGAATTCGTTGTCGAAGCGAACCGCTTCCTTCGACATCACCTGATCTCCACGGACGACCACCGCGTTCTCCAGAGAGCCGCCCTTGATCAGGCCCTTGTCGAGCAGCGGCTTGACGTCTTCGTAGTAAACAAAGGTCCGGGCCCGCGCGATTTCGGCCTCATAGATCTCCGGTGTGACCTCGGTGGAGAAATACTGGGCGAAGCGCCCACCGGGTCCGACGTTCGTCACCGATACCCGGAAGGTCTTGCTCGGAACGATCGTGATCAGCGATCCGTCGCCCGTTTCCATATGGATCGGCTCGCGGATCTCCCAGGTCTTGCGTGGCGCTTCCTGAGGAGCGATGCCCGCTTTCTTGATCAGTTCGACAAAAGGCTGTGAGGACCCGTCGCCGATCGGAGGCTCGTTGGCGTCCATCTCAATGATGGCGTTGTCGACCCCCAAGCCGGTGAGTGCCGAAATCACGTGCTCGACCGTGTGGACCTTCACCGAACCCTCCGCGAGAGTTGTCGCCCGCTCTACGGTTTGGACCTTGTCGACGTCGGCGTCGATGAACGGCTGATCGGGGATGTCGACCCGCCGGAACTTGAATCCATGGTCCTCGGGAGCGGGTTTCAGGGTAAGTGTGACCTTTTCCCCGGTGTGGAGGGAGGTGCCTTCAAGGCTGGCGGGTCCGGCAAGGGTCTGTTGCGCGTCGGCAGGCATGCGCGGAGCCTAGGGTCACGATGTTCGGGCTGAGAAGTTCCAAGTGCGGAATGGATCGAAGGGAAATTCGAACTTGGAGGCCCGCCATCCGGAGGCGGAGAGTCATCGCCGTGAGAGCCGAGTGCAGCTTCGGGGTGCTGGACGAGTGCGACGACTGGATCGTGGTCGACAAGCCTGCCCCTTTGGCGGTTCATCCGGCGAATGGCCGGACGGACGAGCCGACGCTCCTCGGGGGGCTGCAGGCGCTGCTGGCCTGCGATCTCGCGGACGGCTCCAAACTCTCGATTCTGACGAGGCTCGACCGGGAAACGAGCGGGTTGGTTCTGGTGGCGAAGAACCGGGACGCCGCAAGGCACTTCAGTCGGCAGTTTGAGGCACGGAGGGTGCTTAAGCAGTATTTGGCCTTGGTCCACGGATGGCCGGATCTGGACCGGTGGCGGGAAGAAGGGCCGATTCTGAGGGCCGGCGAGGTCGAGGAAAGTGCGGTTTGGCTCCGCCAAAAGGTCGATCCTTCGGGGCGGCCGTGCTCTACGGTGTTTGAGGTTGAGGGACGTGTGGCGATCGACGGCCGCCACTTTGCGATGGTCCGGTGCTTCCCGAAAACCGGGAGAACGCATCAGATCCGTGTGCATCTGGAGGCTGCAGGGCACCCGATCGTCGGCGACAAGATATACGGCACGGACGGCAGGCCCTACCTTGAGCAGATTGGCCCCGGTCTTTCTAAGGAATCGGTCGAGTTGCTCATGCTTCCCCGCCACGCCCTCCATGCGTCGCGTTTGAGTGTCGAGTGGAACGGCGATGATCTCGTCTGGGACTCGCCACTTCCGCCCGATTTGGCTCGGTTCATCGATACCGGATCGCTAATCCAAGGGCATGGCGAATCTGCGGGAAATTGAGGCGTTTCTGAACGAGCAACTGAGGATCGCTGAGATCCCGGATTACTCCGGGGCGGTCAATGGCCTGCAACTTGATGGTGCGGGGGACGTTCGCAAGGTCATCGCCGCGGTCGATGCTTCGCTACCGGTCGTCGAGAAGGCCGTGGCGGCGGGCGGTGACCTTTTGATCGTCCATCATGGGATGTTCTGGCAGGGCACGCAGCCGCTGGTCGGACCGTTCTTCCGCAAAATCAAGTGTGCGATGGATGCTGGAATGGCGATCTACTCGGCTCACCTCCCCCTGGATGTCCATCCCGAGTGGGGAAACAACGCCTGCCTGGTCCGCGATCTGGGGATTGAGCCGACCGGCACATTCTTGGGCTCGAAGGGAGTGGACATCGGAATTGTCGGGACGGTGGACACGACCCGGGAAGCTCTGGCCCGAAAGTTGGAAGCGGTCGTGGGGGGTGCGGTGCACGTTTGTCCGGGTGGCAGCGAAGCCGTCCGTCGTATCGGTATTTGCTCCGGTGGTGCGGGTTCCGAAGTCGGGGAGGCCGCAAAGTGCGGAGTGGATACGTTCATCACGGGCGAAGGCCCGCACTGGAGCTACCCCCTCGCCGAAGAGTTGGGGATCAATCTGTTCTACGGCGGGCATTACGCGACGGAGACCTTCGGAGTAAGGGCTCTCTCGGAAGTGCTCCGGAGCAGATTTGGGGTCGCTGCCGAGTTCATTGATCACCCGACCGGGTTGTAGGACGGTGTCGAGGATCGACTGCTCGTTTTTCGAAAGGGACCCGGCGACGTGTGCCCGGGAACTGATCGGCGCCACTTTCCAATGGGACGAGAGCTCAGGAAGGATCGTCGAAACAGAGGCATACTTCTCCGAGGATGACCCTGCCTGTCACACGTTTTTCCGCCCAAGCGCTCGTCGGTTTGTTGAGGAAAAGGCACCGGGAACCGCCTACGTGTATCTAAACTACGGGGTTCATTGGTTGTTCAACGTGCTGGTGAAAGGGCCGGATGGGGCCGGATTCGTGCTGTTTCGGGCGCTTGAGCCCCTTCGCGGAGTGGATCACATGGAGCAACGCAGGGGGCAGATGCCCAGGACACAGTTGTGCGCTGGGCCTGGGTGCCTCACGCGCGCACTCGGAATCGATGGCGGCGCTCACGGCGCAAACTTCTTGGGCTCGGAGCGACGCCTAATCTCTCTCGCTCCCGCAAAAACTGTTGTCACGGGTTCCAGAATCGGGATTTCACGGGGTCTGGAGCTCCAGTGGCGCTTCGGGGAGCGAGGACATCCCTGCCTCAGCCGAAAATTCGGTCAATAACGGCGGAAAAGCGACAAATTGGAGCGGGTGAGGGGAATCGAACCCCCGTATCGAGCTTGGGAAGCTCGCGTTCTACCATTGAACTACACCCGCAGCCGCCCGCTGGCTAGTTGGCCTGCGCTCACAAGGCAACCGAAATTCTCGCGCAAAAGCCGCTCTCAATCGCTTGTGAATTAGGGAAAAAAGCCTTGCCGGGGCTGTCACCGGGTTGTTAGTAATCGTCAACGAACGCGCGGGTATAGCTTAGTGGTAAAGCTCTAGCCTTCCAAGCTAGCTATGCGGGTTCGATTCCCGCTACCCGCTCCAAAGCCCCTCGCGATCCCCAGTTTTTCAGAGTGTCATGAAGAAAGTCCCCTTTATCGCCATCGTGGCGACCGCTGCATCCTTCGGTGGATCCAGTGCGTTCGCCGAGGATTGCTCGAAGCTCGCCGTATCCGTCCGCCACGCCGTAGAGGCCAAGCAGGATATGGTGCTTGAGATTGTAGAGAAGCAGGTTGCCGCTCATGAGGGCTGCGCTTGTGAGGTCGTGAAAGCCGCCATTGAGGGAACCAAGGCTGATGCATCGCTTGTCGCATCGATCGTCGAAACGGCGGTGTCCGTCGCGCCCGAGCACATGAGGCTCATTTCCCAGTGTGCGGTGGCGGTCGCTCCAGACTCTCTCTCCGAAGTTCAAGCGGTCCTTATC is part of the Haloferula helveola genome and encodes:
- a CDS encoding glycosyltransferase is translated as MRTLWITRQDPRPADSGDLIYSLGLLRALADTGTTEITVLAHQGGAANEALPGVEWVFPGPVPPKSPLSLLSSFPSDAYRLGNRSMRDALQKLPSDRQFDRVVIDQAANAWALDELPDGIPLLYVSHNHEAIVRTEVAASNEGSLPFRLALRRDASNYARLECRLCNAAAGISAITPRDADAYRKEFPQKHYQVLSPGYDHPAPDAPPELTAETPRRVVLAGTFEWLAKRRNLEAFLRAASEPFQTAKIEFHVVGKADPDYFASLSARFPWATFEANVPSMEPYLKNVRIGLIPEALGGGFKLKALDYIFRGLPLASIEAALSGLPLTAESDCLAADSVDSLARRVTEKIDDLGFLNRAAKEALDECRDAFRWPDRGRELADLLHKLA
- a CDS encoding glycosyltransferase family 4 protein — translated: MKIVVHDYAGHAFPTSLSRALAARGHQVVHAFASTLQTPRGDLRHRDGDPATLEFREIPMDPNYPRYKYSFVRRRNMEVRYGKAAADFIREWQPDAVLSGNTPTETQDPIARATNEAGGRFYYWVQDFYSLAVDRLLKRKIPVAGSLVGKWYRHLDARQFRNSERIITITEDFTPILSEEFDVDPQRVEVVPNWAVIEELPAREKSNEWALRHGLHNRFVFLYSGTIGMKHNPAMLLELARRHRDDPETRVVVVSEGIGAEWLKAESAKAGLDNLMVLPYQPFAELPSVLATGDVLVGLLEEEAGTFSVPSKTLSYLCAERPLLLAVPPANLAARITLDNGAGLTVAPGDLDGFLAAAGNLRGSSALRESLAANARRYAEQTFPIEDKADVFERILAG
- a CDS encoding NYN domain-containing protein, whose protein sequence is MPDSTANLAVLIDADNSRPAAIDALLDEAAKYGTASVKRVYGDWTTDQLKGWKKVLPEHAIQPIQQFANTKGKNATDSAMIIDAMDLLYTGRFDGFCLVTSDSDFTRLASRIRENGVMVYGFGERKTPSPFVKSCDRFVYVDALIANVPSGKAAKSKAPTAAKPSPEGDEGIKRFKGNSGLIKALRKAIADLSDEDGWASLGPVGSQVQAAHSDFDPRNYGFAKLSDLLHAVDLFEVKKRDKSVQIRDSKAK
- a CDS encoding bifunctional UDP-3-O-[3-hydroxymyristoyl] N-acetylglucosamine deacetylase/3-hydroxyacyl-ACP dehydratase, producing MPADAQQTLAGPASLEGTSLHTGEKVTLTLKPAPEDHGFKFRRVDIPDQPFIDADVDKVQTVERATTLAEGSVKVHTVEHVISALTGLGVDNAIIEMDANEPPIGDGSSQPFVELIKKAGIAPQEAPRKTWEIREPIHMETGDGSLITIVPSKTFRVSVTNVGPGGRFAQYFSTEVTPEIYEAEIARARTFVYYEDVKPLLDKGLIKGGSLENAVVVRGDQVMSKEAVRFDNEFARHKALDLIGDLMLCGKRILGHVIAVKPGHGPNTKMAAKLKDEYSRMRALAAPFEIPRGEAVLDINDVLKILPHRYPFLLVDRIVDFEGDNKCTGVKNVTVNEPFFPGHFPGHPIMPGVLQLEAMAQVSSILMLRKPENAGKIGYFMSADSVKWRRPVLPGDTLYIQAEMTKARGSIGQTTCRCLVNGEVASEANLKFALVDS
- a CDS encoding RNA pseudouridine synthase; protein product: MRAECSFGVLDECDDWIVVDKPAPLAVHPANGRTDEPTLLGGLQALLACDLADGSKLSILTRLDRETSGLVLVAKNRDAARHFSRQFEARRVLKQYLALVHGWPDLDRWREEGPILRAGEVEESAVWLRQKVDPSGRPCSTVFEVEGRVAIDGRHFAMVRCFPKTGRTHQIRVHLEAAGHPIVGDKIYGTDGRPYLEQIGPGLSKESVELLMLPRHALHASRLSVEWNGDDLVWDSPLPPDLARFIDTGSLIQGHGESAGN
- a CDS encoding Nif3-like dinuclear metal center hexameric protein, producing the protein MANLREIEAFLNEQLRIAEIPDYSGAVNGLQLDGAGDVRKVIAAVDASLPVVEKAVAAGGDLLIVHHGMFWQGTQPLVGPFFRKIKCAMDAGMAIYSAHLPLDVHPEWGNNACLVRDLGIEPTGTFLGSKGVDIGIVGTVDTTREALARKLEAVVGGAVHVCPGGSEAVRRIGICSGGAGSEVGEAAKCGVDTFITGEGPHWSYPLAEELGINLFYGGHYATETFGVRALSEVLRSRFGVAAEFIDHPTGL
- a CDS encoding DNA-3-methyladenine glycosylase; amino-acid sequence: MSRIDCSFFERDPATCARELIGATFQWDESSGRIVETEAYFSEDDPACHTFFRPSARRFVEEKAPGTAYVYLNYGVHWLFNVLVKGPDGAGFVLFRALEPLRGVDHMEQRRGQMPRTQLCAGPGCLTRALGIDGGAHGANFLGSERRLISLAPAKTVVTGSRIGISRGLELQWRFGERGHPCLSRKFGQ